The proteins below are encoded in one region of Avibacterium volantium:
- a CDS encoding helix-turn-helix domain-containing protein — protein MKVKDQIKMRREANKWTQEEMANRLHMSTNNYAKLERGETKLNLHRLEQIANVFNIDVIELMNSGEKNVTFLMNDHNTNYYGSSEKQIQENEKLQLIINHQKELLLQKDNEINALKTLVELLQKNTMQKT, from the coding sequence ATGAAAGTTAAAGACCAAATAAAAATGAGAAGAGAAGCTAATAAATGGACGCAAGAGGAAATGGCAAATAGGTTACATATGTCAACCAATAATTACGCAAAACTAGAACGTGGAGAAACGAAACTCAACCTTCATCGTTTAGAGCAAATTGCTAATGTATTTAATATTGATGTCATTGAGCTGATGAATTCTGGGGAGAAAAATGTCACTTTTCTTATGAATGATCACAATACAAATTATTATGGTAGCTCAGAAAAACAGATACAAGAAAATGAAAAACTACAATTAATCATCAACCACCAAAAAGAATTACTCTTGCAAAAAGACAACGAAATTAATGCACTAAAAACTCTCGTTGAGTTATTGCAGAAGAATACTATGCAAAAGACCTAG